Proteins from one Pseudomonas sp. KBS0710 genomic window:
- a CDS encoding TonB-dependent siderophore receptor — MKQVLQPTAVMTLVLLASAVQAQDDSTLSTVVVTGNRGAEQRTVTSSPVPIDVVSAKQLQSTGKPGLMEALSAVIPSLTLPEKTGWDASGIARAPNLRGLSAAEVLVLVNGKRRHTSATLNINGINTGAAPADLDLIPISAIDHVEVLRDGAAAQYGSDAIAGVINVILKADTSGTAVTNVGQGYDGKKQTVQQSLNKGFEIGNGGVVQLALDARSQNDDNKASANGYTYEQAYNQAGRSTYGGYGTPKTNLLTLGYNAELPIDDSLSLYSFTTYSRRKAEQGQNYRLPTITNTITTGPNGYPAGYTPTWSIDEDDFQAAFGGKGTVGAWDWDLSTTYGRNEAEQGTTHNQNPSLGEYTPNSFTSGTWISTELTTNLDFKRGFDVGLQKPLDLSYGFEHRRDTYEVQAGDYASYANGGYCVAPGNCASSGAQVTNGISPDEESSASRNSLASYVDVGFNPLPDWYIGTAFRYEHYNEGVGATRSGKLTTRYDFTPQFAVRATVSNGFRAPSLANSLFSARSTTYGVVDGVYQSINYGVLPVGSAAAKALGAQELKPERSTNFSLGFTLTPTDRLNFTADAYVINLRDRITLTGTLLGPEVTQVLQSNGINSTSGGQYFINGADTRTKGVDLVSNYNQDLGQFGALKWTAAFNWNQTKILNYKASTDILGTPYDLMDRQARGLITDVQPKTKLILGGDWSIDRFNLNLALTRYGSYKEVNVSADRSLDRVYSAKWITDLDLGYNLTKALNIAVGAKNLFDLYPKKQGVPSSTMLASYGTYSPYGFTGGYYYTRLTYAF, encoded by the coding sequence ATGAAGCAAGTCTTGCAACCCACCGCCGTTATGACGCTGGTCCTACTGGCCAGCGCAGTTCAGGCCCAGGACGACAGCACCCTGTCCACCGTGGTGGTCACCGGTAACCGTGGCGCCGAGCAGCGCACCGTCACCAGCAGCCCGGTGCCGATTGATGTGGTCAGCGCCAAGCAACTGCAAAGCACCGGCAAGCCCGGCTTGATGGAAGCCTTGAGCGCGGTGATCCCGTCGCTGACCCTGCCGGAAAAAACCGGCTGGGACGCCAGCGGCATTGCCCGTGCGCCCAACCTGCGTGGCTTGAGCGCTGCCGAAGTGCTGGTGCTGGTCAACGGCAAACGCCGCCATACCAGCGCCACGCTGAACATCAACGGCATCAACACCGGCGCGGCGCCGGCTGATCTGGATCTGATCCCCATCAGTGCCATCGACCATGTGGAAGTGCTGCGCGATGGCGCTGCCGCCCAGTACGGCTCGGATGCCATCGCCGGGGTCATCAATGTGATCCTCAAGGCCGATACCAGTGGCACCGCCGTCACCAACGTCGGCCAGGGCTACGACGGCAAGAAGCAAACCGTGCAACAGAGCCTCAACAAGGGTTTTGAAATCGGCAACGGCGGCGTCGTGCAATTGGCCCTGGATGCGCGCAGCCAGAATGACGACAACAAAGCCAGCGCCAACGGCTACACCTATGAACAAGCCTACAACCAGGCCGGCAGGTCGACCTACGGCGGTTACGGCACGCCCAAGACCAACCTGCTGACCCTGGGCTACAACGCCGAGCTGCCGATCGATGACAGCCTGAGCCTGTATTCCTTCACCACCTATTCGCGGCGCAAGGCCGAGCAGGGCCAGAACTACCGCCTGCCGACCATCACCAACACCATCACCACCGGGCCCAACGGCTACCCGGCCGGGTACACGCCCACCTGGTCCATCGACGAAGACGATTTCCAGGCCGCGTTCGGTGGCAAAGGCACCGTCGGCGCGTGGGACTGGGACTTGTCCACCACCTACGGGCGCAACGAGGCGGAGCAGGGCACCACCCACAACCAGAACCCATCGCTGGGCGAGTACACGCCCAACAGCTTTACTTCCGGCACCTGGATTTCCACCGAGCTGACCACCAACCTCGACTTCAAGCGTGGCTTTGATGTGGGCCTGCAAAAACCGTTGGACCTGTCCTACGGTTTCGAACATCGGCGCGACACCTATGAGGTGCAGGCCGGTGACTACGCGTCCTATGCCAATGGCGGCTATTGCGTGGCGCCGGGCAACTGCGCGTCATCCGGGGCGCAAGTCACCAACGGCATTTCGCCGGATGAAGAAAGCAGCGCCTCGCGCAACAGCCTCGCCAGTTACGTCGATGTGGGCTTCAACCCGCTGCCGGACTGGTACATCGGCACCGCCTTTCGCTACGAGCATTACAACGAAGGCGTCGGCGCCACCCGCAGCGGCAAGCTGACCACGCGCTACGATTTCACCCCGCAATTTGCCGTGCGCGCCACCGTCAGCAATGGCTTCCGTGCGCCGTCCCTGGCCAACAGCCTGTTCAGTGCGCGCTCCACCACTTATGGCGTGGTCGACGGCGTGTATCAGTCGATCAACTACGGCGTATTACCGGTGGGTTCGGCGGCGGCCAAGGCCCTCGGCGCCCAGGAATTGAAGCCCGAGCGCTCGACCAACTTCAGCCTGGGTTTCACCCTTACGCCCACCGACCGTCTGAACTTCACCGCCGACGCTTACGTGATCAACCTGCGCGACCGCATCACCCTGACCGGCACCTTGCTCGGCCCCGAAGTCACCCAGGTACTGCAAAGCAACGGCATCAACTCCACCTCCGGCGGCCAGTACTTTATCAACGGCGCCGACACCCGCACCAAGGGCGTGGATCTGGTCAGCAACTACAACCAGGACCTGGGCCAGTTCGGCGCCTTGAAGTGGACCGCCGCGTTCAACTGGAACCAGACCAAGATCCTCAACTACAAGGCCTCCACCGACATCCTCGGAACGCCCTATGACCTGATGGACCGCCAGGCCCGTGGCCTGATCACCGATGTGCAGCCCAAGACCAAGCTCATCCTCGGCGGCGACTGGAGCATCGACCGCTTCAACCTCAACCTGGCCCTGACCCGCTACGGTTCTTACAAAGAGGTCAACGTCTCTGCCGACCGCAGCCTCGACCGCGTCTACAGCGCCAAATGGATCACCGACCTCGACCTTGGCTACAACCTCACCAAAGCCCTCAACATCGCCGTCGGCGCCAAGAACCTGTTCGACCTTTACCCCAAGAAACAAGGCGTGCCGAGCAGCACCATGCTCGCCAGCTACGGCACTTATTCGCCCTACGGTTTTACCGGCGGGTACTACTACACCCGGCTGACTTACGCCTTCTAA
- a CDS encoding amino acid ABC transporter permease — translation MPIVAKSYDLIEDVSPVRQRRVATPIKALQVVPARHPWRWAGSIFAALVLLAIVHSLATNPRWEWGVFGQWFFSTSVLRGLGQTLLLTLLSTVFSILFGTALALARLSGSPLLAALAWGYIWFFRSMPALLVLIILYNFAYLYDHIVLGVPFTRVVFAEWSTVDVLSQFTVAVLGLSLMQAAYAAEIIRGGLIGVDAGQHEAAAALGLPASRRIFRIILPQALRSILPSGFNEIIGLVKGTSIVYVLALPELFYTVQVIYNRTQAVIPLLVVATVWYLIITTVLTSAQYYVERHFARGTARVLPPTPLQRLRGWLKEKTHG, via the coding sequence ATGCCCATTGTCGCCAAATCCTATGACCTGATCGAAGACGTCAGCCCGGTTCGCCAGCGCCGCGTCGCAACGCCCATCAAGGCCCTGCAAGTGGTGCCCGCCCGCCACCCGTGGCGCTGGGCCGGGTCGATCTTCGCCGCGCTGGTGCTGCTCGCCATCGTGCACTCACTGGCCACCAACCCGCGTTGGGAGTGGGGCGTGTTTGGCCAGTGGTTCTTTTCTACCTCAGTGCTGCGCGGCCTCGGCCAGACACTGCTGCTGACGCTGCTCAGCACCGTTTTCAGCATCCTCTTCGGTACCGCATTGGCACTGGCGCGGCTGTCCGGCTCGCCATTGCTGGCGGCGTTGGCCTGGGGCTATATCTGGTTTTTCCGCTCAATGCCGGCGCTGCTGGTGCTGATCATCCTCTACAACTTTGCCTACCTGTATGACCACATCGTGCTCGGCGTACCGTTCACCCGCGTGGTGTTCGCCGAGTGGTCGACCGTGGATGTGCTCAGCCAATTTACCGTGGCGGTGTTGGGCCTGAGCCTGATGCAGGCCGCCTACGCGGCGGAGATCATTCGCGGCGGTTTGATTGGTGTGGACGCCGGCCAGCATGAAGCGGCAGCGGCCCTCGGTTTGCCGGCTTCACGACGGATTTTTCGCATCATCCTGCCCCAGGCACTGCGCTCGATTCTGCCGTCGGGGTTCAACGAAATCATCGGCCTGGTCAAGGGCACGTCCATCGTCTACGTGCTGGCCTTGCCGGAGCTGTTCTACACCGTGCAGGTCATCTACAACCGCACCCAGGCGGTGATCCCGCTGCTGGTGGTGGCGACCGTGTGGTACCTGATCATCACCACGGTGCTGACCAGCGCCCAGTACTACGTCGAGCGCCACTTTGCACGCGGTACGGCGCGGGTATTGCCGCCCACACCGCTGCAACGCCTGCGCGGCTGGCTCAAGGAGAAAACCCATGGCTGA
- a CDS encoding amino acid ABC transporter ATP-binding protein — translation MAEARAGRIQIQGVGKRFGNQQVLKDIDLTIDPGKVTVILGPSGSGKSTLLRTINHLEKIDSGHITIDGEYVGYRRKGDLLYELKEREILKRRIDVGFVFQNFNLFPHLTAWENVAEAPLAHKRWSKSEAQAKASELLAKVGLADKVDAYPRQLSGGQQQRVAIARALALDPKVLLFDEPTSALDPELVGEVLDVIKGLTQLGVTLVIVTHEIGFAREVADHVVFLCDGQLIEEGPPEQIFRQPRHPRTVAFLGKVL, via the coding sequence ATGGCTGAAGCACGCGCCGGGCGCATTCAGATCCAGGGCGTGGGCAAGCGCTTTGGCAACCAGCAGGTGTTGAAAGACATCGACCTGACCATCGACCCCGGCAAAGTCACGGTGATCCTCGGGCCGTCCGGCTCGGGCAAATCCACCTTGCTGCGCACCATCAACCACCTGGAAAAAATCGACAGCGGGCACATCACCATCGACGGGGAATACGTCGGCTACCGGCGCAAGGGCGACCTGCTCTACGAATTGAAAGAACGCGAGATCCTCAAGCGCCGCATCGACGTGGGTTTTGTGTTCCAGAACTTCAACCTGTTCCCGCACCTTACCGCCTGGGAAAACGTCGCCGAGGCGCCGCTGGCCCACAAGCGCTGGAGCAAGTCCGAGGCGCAGGCCAAGGCCTCCGAACTGCTGGCCAAGGTCGGCCTGGCCGACAAAGTCGATGCCTACCCACGCCAGCTCTCCGGCGGTCAGCAACAGCGCGTGGCCATCGCTCGCGCATTGGCGCTGGACCCCAAAGTGCTGCTGTTCGATGAACCCACCTCAGCCCTCGACCCGGAACTGGTGGGCGAAGTACTCGACGTGATCAAGGGCCTGACCCAACTGGGCGTGACCCTGGTGATCGTCACCCACGAAATCGGTTTTGCCCGCGAAGTGGCCGACCACGTGGTGTTCCTGTGTGACGGCCAATTGATCGAAGAAGGCCCGCCCGAACAGATTTTTCGCCAACCCCGACATCCCCGCACCGTGGCCTTTCTGGGCAAGGTGCTTTAG
- a CDS encoding ABC transporter substrate-binding protein, which translates to MFINTARVALLTLAVGAAQTAFAVQQVDFSPDRVRIHVPRNEAAIAQIPPGFKFAQPGKFTVAVSGVAGPPLALLANDDKTTIGSEADTAQLVADSLGLQLNVVQTSWEDWPLGVSSGKYDAVISNVTVTEARKKRFDFATYRQDVLGFYVKSTNKITEIKQASDIAGLKIIVGSGTNQEKVLLAWNEANEKAGIKPALLQYIDDQAAAQLAVQSGRSDALFGPNSVYAYSAAVTGGIKLVGTVNGGWPLKADIAVTTRKDNGLIQPIHTALQGAIAGGQYEQVLQRWGLDIERVDTSLINPPGLPD; encoded by the coding sequence ATGTTCATCAATACTGCCCGCGTGGCCTTGCTGACGCTTGCCGTCGGTGCTGCGCAAACCGCGTTCGCCGTGCAACAGGTGGATTTCAGCCCCGACCGCGTGCGCATCCACGTGCCGCGCAATGAAGCAGCGATTGCGCAGATTCCGCCGGGCTTCAAGTTCGCCCAGCCTGGCAAATTTACCGTGGCGGTGTCCGGCGTGGCCGGGCCGCCGCTGGCGCTGCTGGCCAACGACGACAAGACCACCATTGGCAGCGAAGCCGACACCGCGCAGTTGGTGGCCGACAGTCTCGGCCTGCAACTCAATGTGGTGCAGACCAGTTGGGAGGACTGGCCGCTGGGCGTCAGCTCCGGCAAGTACGACGCGGTGATCAGCAACGTCACCGTGACCGAGGCGCGCAAGAAGCGTTTTGACTTCGCCACCTATCGCCAGGATGTGCTCGGCTTTTACGTCAAGAGCACCAACAAGATCACCGAGATCAAACAGGCTTCGGACATTGCCGGGCTGAAGATCATCGTCGGCTCCGGTACCAACCAGGAAAAGGTCCTGCTGGCCTGGAACGAGGCCAATGAAAAGGCCGGTATCAAGCCCGCGCTTTTGCAATACATCGACGACCAGGCCGCTGCGCAACTGGCAGTGCAATCGGGGCGCAGCGATGCGCTGTTCGGGCCCAACTCGGTGTATGCCTATTCGGCGGCGGTCACCGGTGGCATCAAGCTGGTGGGCACGGTGAACGGCGGCTGGCCGTTGAAAGCGGATATCGCCGTGACCACCCGCAAGGACAACGGCCTGATCCAGCCGATCCACACCGCCCTGCAAGGCGCGATTGCCGGCGGCCAATATGAACAGGTGCTGCAACGCTGGGGCCTGGACATCGAGCGCGTCGACACGTCGCTGATCAACCCACCGGGCCTGCCGGACTAG
- a CDS encoding FAD-dependent oxidoreductase translates to MGLTRREALSSIAAVGGEKAVKDALAVLGLGPSSHRRPQPLKLNAGLGQGTRVLVLGAGIAGLVTALELSRAGFSVQVLEARNRVGGRTWTLRNGDRVDYKDGRTQTVAFDKGLYFNAGPARIPSQHRTILDYCSELGVPLEVLVNSSHGAQVRPDLQQPAFTVGQAINDTRGHLSGLLAKAVQRDALDDVLSSEERTRLLAFLQVYGDLSQELAFEGSLRSGHLESPAHPGALPASRSPLALDRLLHPELWGALLHTEFPEFSATMFQPVGGMDRITDAFYQRVREHVQLGAQVRQIRQLEDGVAVTYHDQFSGREQVVRADYLVSTLPLPLLAKLDTDFSDPVKAALLSTRSDQATKVAWQSPRFWETEYRTYGGLSWIEHPARLLWYPSNDLNTRDGLLVAGYVTGEGADVFGAKPFDQQYATSKEAVELLHPGYSKHLRHPLAVSWEQIPYSEGPWLQRQHFPADASALLEQAHGRVYFAGDGLVQSGVGIWQESAANSARHVIAQLAERVTQQQQSAALAAS, encoded by the coding sequence ATGGGACTGACACGCCGTGAAGCGCTGTCGAGCATCGCCGCTGTAGGCGGTGAAAAGGCCGTCAAGGATGCATTGGCGGTATTGGGTTTGGGGCCGTCGTCACATCGCCGCCCGCAGCCGCTGAAACTCAACGCGGGCCTGGGGCAGGGCACTCGCGTGCTGGTGCTGGGCGCCGGGATTGCCGGGTTGGTGACGGCTCTGGAACTGAGCCGGGCCGGGTTCAGCGTGCAAGTACTGGAGGCGCGCAACCGCGTGGGCGGGCGCACCTGGACCCTGCGCAATGGCGACCGCGTGGACTACAAGGATGGTCGTACGCAAACCGTCGCGTTTGATAAGGGCCTGTATTTCAACGCCGGCCCCGCCAGGATTCCGAGCCAGCACCGCACGATTCTCGACTATTGCAGCGAACTGGGCGTACCGCTGGAAGTGCTGGTCAACAGCAGCCACGGCGCCCAGGTACGGCCCGACCTGCAACAGCCGGCGTTTACCGTCGGTCAGGCGATCAATGACACGCGTGGGCATCTGTCCGGCTTGCTGGCCAAAGCGGTGCAGCGCGATGCTCTTGATGATGTATTGAGCAGTGAAGAGCGCACGCGCTTGCTGGCGTTTTTGCAGGTGTATGGCGACCTGTCGCAGGAGCTGGCGTTTGAAGGCAGCTTGCGCTCCGGCCACCTGGAGTCGCCTGCCCACCCCGGCGCGCTGCCCGCCAGCCGTAGCCCGCTGGCGCTGGACCGGCTGCTGCATCCGGAGTTGTGGGGCGCGTTATTGCACACCGAATTCCCGGAGTTTTCCGCCACCATGTTCCAACCCGTCGGCGGCATGGACCGCATTACCGACGCCTTCTACCAACGCGTGCGCGAGCACGTGCAACTGGGCGCCCAGGTGCGGCAGATCCGCCAGCTTGAAGACGGCGTGGCGGTGACCTACCACGACCAGTTCAGCGGTCGCGAACAGGTGGTGCGTGCCGATTACCTGGTCTCAACCTTGCCGTTGCCGCTGCTGGCCAAACTCGACACCGACTTCAGCGACCCGGTCAAAGCCGCCTTGCTCAGTACCCGCAGCGACCAGGCGACCAAAGTGGCGTGGCAATCGCCGCGTTTCTGGGAAACCGAGTACCGCACCTATGGCGGCCTGTCGTGGATCGAACACCCGGCGCGCCTGCTGTGGTACCCCAGCAACGACCTCAACACCCGCGACGGTTTGCTGGTGGCCGGGTACGTGACCGGGGAGGGCGCCGACGTGTTTGGCGCCAAGCCGTTCGACCAGCAGTACGCCACGTCCAAAGAAGCCGTGGAGCTGTTGCATCCGGGTTATTCAAAACACCTGCGCCACCCGCTGGCGGTGTCCTGGGAACAGATCCCCTACAGCGAAGGCCCATGGCTGCAGCGTCAACACTTCCCGGCCGATGCCAGTGCCTTGCTGGAACAGGCCCACGGCCGCGTGTACTTCGCCGGCGACGGCCTGGTGCAAAGCGGCGTGGGCATCTGGCAGGAATCGGCGGCCAACTCGGCGCGGCATGTGATCGCGCAACTGGCCGAGCGCGTTACCCAACAACAACAGAGTGCGGCACTCGCCGCCTCCTGA
- a CDS encoding RidA family protein — protein MSDSIQRTSVGDFPISQTVTVPASASLIFVSGTLPDLVDPNVPGIYGNTEVQTVSVFNKLRKILRQQDLDLGDIVQLRVFLVGAEETDGKLDFAGLQRGYTQFFATPEQPNKPARTALQVVALPLPGALVEVEAIAARTV, from the coding sequence ATGAGCGACAGCATTCAACGCACCAGCGTCGGCGATTTTCCCATCTCGCAAACCGTCACCGTACCGGCCTCGGCCAGCCTGATTTTCGTCAGCGGCACCTTGCCGGATCTGGTGGATCCGAACGTACCTGGAATTTACGGCAACACCGAAGTGCAGACCGTTTCAGTGTTCAACAAACTGCGCAAGATCCTCCGGCAGCAAGACCTGGACCTGGGCGATATCGTGCAATTGCGCGTGTTTCTGGTCGGCGCTGAAGAGACCGACGGCAAGCTTGATTTCGCCGGATTGCAGCGTGGTTACACGCAGTTCTTCGCCACGCCCGAGCAGCCGAACAAGCCTGCGCGGACGGCGTTGCAGGTGGTGGCATTGCCGTTGCCTGGGGCTTTGGTAGAAGTGGAGGCAATTGCGGCGCGAACGGTGTAA
- a CDS encoding phosphocholine-specific phospholipase C, giving the protein MPTLTRRTLLKAAAIGSAYTLLPDSIRQALAIPANNRTGTIMDVEHVVILMQENRAFDHYFGTLPGVRGFSDRFTIPLSGKRKVWEQQGKGRRVLPYHLDSSRGNAQRVDGTPHSWVDEHAAWGSGRMSAWPTYKTNTSMGYYREQELPFQFALANTFTLCDAYHCSVHAGTNPNRLFHWTGTNGPTGANVAAVVNEWDGPGAVSVGYTWKTYPERLEEAGVSWKVYQFLPDNFGDNPLAGFRQYRAASVAAGNPAEPPKDFKAFVPYSDQLNARVPLYKGNGNTLPSANGSDLEAIIQGFRDDIKHGRLPQVSWLVAPANYSEHPGPSSPVQGGWFTQEILKSLTENPQVWSKTVLLVNYDENDGFFDHVPSPSAPSKRADGSFAGKSTVQFDSEIFTHPAPPGTTQQPAPDGGVYGPGPRVPMLVLSPWSRGGWVNSQAFDHTSVLQFLEKRFQVREPNISAWRRAVCGDLTSAFNFVNPNSERLPPLHDTTRQAADLLRQRQEQLAQVAVPAEGRQRAPYQARMARPSRALPYQLNVEGAVDRRAAELTLNFFNHGDQGAVFHVYDRLHLEDIPRRYTVGAEKHLSDTWPVAGGYDLWLLGPNGFHRSFKGDLQRREPELSVAYQGDSVLLTVINPSKHPVSVTIKRCPYTHQGPWLLEIAGHSSQQRTFSRQPSGGWYDFTVRNEHGWVRRVAGRLETGAHSISDPLMGKPV; this is encoded by the coding sequence ATGCCAACTCTCACCCGTCGCACCCTGCTGAAGGCCGCCGCCATCGGCTCCGCCTACACCCTGCTACCCGACTCCATCCGGCAGGCTTTGGCGATCCCTGCCAACAACCGCACCGGCACGATTATGGATGTGGAACACGTGGTTATCCTGATGCAGGAAAACCGCGCGTTCGACCACTACTTCGGCACCTTGCCCGGTGTGCGCGGTTTCAGCGACCGCTTCACCATCCCGCTGTCGGGTAAGCGCAAGGTCTGGGAGCAACAGGGCAAGGGGCGCCGCGTGTTGCCGTACCACTTGGACAGTTCACGCGGCAATGCCCAGCGCGTGGACGGCACGCCGCACTCCTGGGTTGACGAACACGCCGCCTGGGGCAGCGGGCGCATGAGTGCCTGGCCGACCTACAAGACCAACACCTCCATGGGCTATTACCGCGAGCAGGAATTGCCCTTCCAGTTTGCGTTGGCCAATACCTTTACCCTGTGCGATGCCTACCATTGTTCGGTGCACGCCGGCACCAACCCGAACCGGCTGTTCCACTGGACCGGCACCAACGGCCCGACCGGTGCCAACGTGGCTGCGGTGGTCAACGAATGGGACGGCCCAGGCGCGGTGAGCGTGGGTTACACCTGGAAAACCTACCCCGAGCGCCTGGAAGAGGCGGGCGTGAGTTGGAAGGTTTATCAGTTTTTGCCGGATAACTTTGGCGACAACCCGCTGGCAGGTTTTCGTCAGTACCGCGCCGCCAGTGTCGCGGCCGGTAACCCGGCGGAACCGCCGAAAGACTTCAAGGCCTTTGTGCCTTACAGCGATCAACTCAACGCCCGCGTGCCCTTGTACAAAGGCAACGGCAACACACTGCCGTCCGCCAACGGCAGTGACCTGGAAGCGATCATCCAGGGCTTTCGCGATGACATCAAACACGGGCGCCTGCCCCAGGTGAGCTGGCTGGTTGCGCCGGCCAATTACTCCGAACATCCTGGGCCTTCCAGCCCGGTGCAGGGTGGCTGGTTCACTCAAGAGATTCTCAAGTCGCTGACCGAAAACCCGCAGGTCTGGAGCAAGACCGTGCTACTGGTCAATTACGATGAAAACGACGGGTTCTTCGACCATGTTCCCTCACCGTCAGCCCCGTCCAAGCGTGCCGATGGCAGCTTTGCCGGTAAGTCCACGGTGCAGTTCGACAGCGAAATCTTCACCCACCCGGCACCGCCTGGCACCACGCAACAGCCTGCGCCGGATGGTGGCGTCTACGGGCCTGGCCCACGGGTGCCGATGCTGGTGCTATCGCCCTGGAGCCGTGGCGGCTGGGTCAACTCCCAGGCGTTTGATCACACCTCGGTGCTGCAATTTCTGGAGAAGCGCTTCCAGGTGCGTGAACCCAATATCAGTGCCTGGCGTCGTGCCGTCTGTGGCGACCTCACCTCCGCGTTCAACTTCGTCAATCCCAACAGTGAACGGTTGCCGCCATTGCACGACACCACCCGCCAGGCCGCGGATTTGCTACGCCAGCGCCAGGAGCAACTGGCCCAGGTCGCGGTGCCCGCAGAGGGCCGGCAGCGGGCGCCGTATCAGGCGCGCATGGCTCGGCCCTCCCGTGCGTTGCCTTACCAGTTGAATGTGGAGGGCGCGGTGGATCGTCGCGCCGCTGAGTTGACGCTGAACTTCTTTAACCATGGCGACCAGGGCGCGGTCTTCCACGTTTACGACCGACTGCACCTGGAAGACATCCCACGGCGCTACACCGTGGGCGCTGAAAAGCACCTCAGTGACACCTGGCCAGTCGCTGGCGGCTATGACTTGTGGCTCTTGGGGCCGAACGGTTTTCACCGGTCATTCAAGGGTGATTTGCAACGCCGCGAACCTGAACTGTCAGTGGCTTATCAAGGTGACAGCGTGCTGCTGACGGTGATCAACCCCAGCAAGCATCCGGTCTCGGTGACGATCAAGCGCTGCCCTTACACCCATCAAGGGCCATGGCTGCTGGAGATTGCTGGCCACAGCTCGCAGCAGCGCACGTTCTCCCGCCAGCCGAGCGGTGGCTGGTATGACTTTACCGTGCGCAATGAGCATGGCTGGGTGCGTCGCGTAGCGGGGCGGCTTGAGACGGGGGCGCACAGTATCAGTGACCCGTTGATGGGCAAGCCGGTGTAG
- a CDS encoding EAL domain-containing protein encodes MTSQPLRVLILEEHAFQRAVIVSQFKRMGHAVIEATHAIEALALLESVGGVDVVLCDLSMTGMDGLEFLQHAAQRGWLHGLIVSGHQPPGISQALQPFTRLLGVRLLGHVDKLAPLDQLEEAVHRHQPVGDIAPAVAPALPLFTQSQVCDALAAGQLHAYYQPKFSLWTNEMIGVEVLSRWQHPLYGLLPAMAFMPVLERCGRLDELLFAQMHQALTLQQHVRASGMTLNLAFNLHAQQLAQGGLSLKIKDVMAPFKAPRSSMTFELTESGMLEASASSLACLMRLRMLGCNLSLDDFGAGFSSLQRLCQLPFNEIKLDAEFVRGMTADPRCCAVIHSTLALGDSLGMSVVVEGIETQEQQRQLLAMGCRVGQGYVYAPAMSGEQLLWRLQNVA; translated from the coding sequence ATGACGAGCCAGCCTCTACGCGTCCTGATCCTTGAGGAACACGCCTTTCAGCGCGCCGTCATCGTGAGCCAGTTCAAACGGATGGGGCATGCGGTGATCGAGGCGACGCATGCCATTGAAGCCTTGGCCCTTCTGGAAAGCGTGGGTGGGGTGGATGTCGTACTGTGCGACTTGTCCATGACCGGCATGGATGGGCTGGAGTTTTTGCAACATGCTGCGCAGCGAGGGTGGCTGCATGGCCTGATTGTCAGCGGCCATCAGCCGCCTGGAATCAGCCAAGCGCTGCAACCGTTCACCCGCCTGCTCGGCGTGCGTTTGCTGGGCCATGTCGACAAGCTGGCGCCCCTCGATCAGCTCGAAGAGGCAGTGCATCGTCATCAGCCTGTTGGGGATATAGCGCCTGCGGTTGCACCTGCGCTGCCATTGTTTACTCAATCGCAAGTGTGCGACGCATTAGCGGCCGGCCAGCTGCACGCGTACTACCAACCCAAATTCAGCCTGTGGACCAACGAGATGATCGGCGTGGAAGTGTTGAGCCGCTGGCAGCACCCGCTTTACGGTCTGTTACCGGCTATGGCCTTCATGCCAGTGCTGGAGCGTTGCGGGCGGCTCGACGAATTGTTGTTTGCACAGATGCACCAGGCCTTGACCCTGCAACAACACGTCAGGGCAAGCGGCATGACCTTGAACCTGGCGTTCAATCTGCATGCTCAGCAGCTGGCTCAGGGCGGGTTGAGTTTGAAGATCAAAGACGTCATGGCGCCGTTCAAGGCACCGCGCTCCAGCATGACTTTCGAGCTGACCGAAAGCGGCATGCTGGAAGCCTCGGCGAGCAGCCTGGCGTGCCTGATGCGTTTGCGCATGCTCGGTTGCAACCTGTCTCTGGATGACTTCGGCGCCGGGTTTTCATCCTTGCAACGCCTGTGTCAGCTGCCGTTCAACGAGATCAAGCTGGATGCCGAGTTTGTGCGCGGCATGACCGCCGACCCACGCTGCTGCGCGGTGATCCACAGCACCCTGGCGCTGGGCGACAGCCTGGGCATGAGCGTGGTGGTGGAAGGTATCGAAACCCAGGAGCAGCAGCGGCAATTGCTGGCGATGGGCTGCAGGGTGGGCCAGGGTTATGTGTATGCGCCGGCGATGAGTGGCGAGCAGTTGTTGTGGCGATTGCAGAACGTGGCTTGA